In Mytilus galloprovincialis chromosome 1, xbMytGall1.hap1.1, whole genome shotgun sequence, the following are encoded in one genomic region:
- the LOC143068250 gene encoding GATA-type zinc finger protein 1-like, with amino-acid sequence MSVDDSSEASSSDDTCSPTFRRRRKCYKPTRSASKTDPSFKGATVSMMTHVKDGDSHLFISAHFSNVNYLLNKRNHECGESFYGLYGSLSEDEDLPESQETANYYIPCSSKMCASCSTRRTPLWRDAEDGTPLCNACGIRFKKYRMRCGHCWHIPKKDVKTYPNCPVCGSVLRITVGRRSTW; translated from the exons ATGTCTGTTGACGACAGTTCGGAGGCGTCATCCTCAGATGATACATGTTCTCCAACATTTAGAAGGAGAAGAAAGTGCTATAAACCAACTAGAAGTGCATCAAAAACAGACCCATCATTCAAAGGCGCAACAGTTTCTATGATGACCCACGTGAAAGATGGAGACAGTCACCTATTCATATCAGCACACTTCAG taatgtgaattatTTGCTGAATAAAAGAAACCATGAATGTGGAGAATCTTTCTATGGATTGTATGGCTCTTTGAGTGAAGATGAAGATTTACCAGAATCACAGGAAACAGCTAATTATTACATCCCTTGTTCGT CCAAAATGTGTGCCTCCTGTTCCACAAGAAGAACACCATTATGGCGAGATGCTGAGGATGGTACTCCATTGTGTAATGCATGTGGTATAAG GTTCAAGAAATATCGTATGAGATGTGGCCACTGTTGGCATATTCCCAAGAAGGATGTCAAGACTTATCCTAATTGTCCTGTATGTGGATCAGTCCTACGAATAACTGTTGGTCGTCGGTCAACGTGGTGA